A genomic window from Salvia splendens isolate huo1 chromosome 11, SspV2, whole genome shotgun sequence includes:
- the LOC121755207 gene encoding probable histone chaperone ASF1A, whose translation MSAVNLKDVTVLSNPAPFVDPFQFEISHECSTPLEDDLEWKLIYVGSAEDETYDQVLESVLVGPVNVGNYCFVFKADPPDPSKIQEEDIIGVTVLLLTCSYQGQEFIRVGYYVNNDYEDEQLKAEPPQKVLLDKVQRNILADKPRVTKFPLNFCPEKNEDEEQQPELVAEASKKGDELLPNQSSVECS comes from the exons ATGAGCGCCGTCAACTTGAAAGACGTCACCGTATTGAGCAATCCGGCTCCATTCGTCGATCCTTTCCAATTCGAGATCTCACACGAATGTTCCACTCCCCTCGAAGACG ATCTAGAGTGGAAGCTCATCTATGTTGGATCAGCTGAGGATGAAACATACGACCAAGTCCTGGAAAGCGTGCTTGTCGGGCCTGTTAACGTTGGTAATTACTGTTTCGTATTCAAAGCTGACCCTCCGGACCCATCCAAAATTCAAGAGGAAGATATTATTGGAGTCACTGTGCTACTCTTGACTTGCTCCTATCAGGGCCAAGAATTTATCCGAGTAGGATACTACGTTAACAACGACTATGAGGACGAGCAGCTAAAAGCAGAGCCGCCTCAAAAGGTTCTACTCGATAAGGTCCAAAGAAACATCTTGGCTGATAAACCTAGAGTTACGAAATTCCCTCTCAATTTCTGTCCAGAAAAGAATGAAGATGAAGAGCAGCAGCCGGAGCTTGTTGCAGAAGCTAGCAAGAAGGGAGATGAGCTTCTACCCAACCAGTCTTCCGTCGAGTGTTCCTAA
- the LOC121754407 gene encoding uncharacterized protein LOC121754407 translates to MDSDSGGADGSGAGGGGWDSEATRKIREQIRAYTSAEINRLMREALQQQQPAVPRPIQHRGVVHRDHVAAHQRLFDDYFAEQPRFGDNFFRRRFMMHRDLFMHIVNALERRYKYFRFREDASGRPSHSPI, encoded by the coding sequence ATGGATAGTGATAGTGGTGGTGCTGatggtagtggtgcgggtggtGGTGGCTGGGATAGTGAAGCAACGCGGAAAATCCGCGAACAGATACGGGCCTATACGTCCGCTGAGATAAATCGCCTGATGAGGGAggccttgcagcagcagcagccggcggtacctcgcccCATCCAGCATCGAGGTGTAGTACACCGCGACCACGTCGCTGCACACCAACGGTTGTTTGACGACTATTTCGCTGAGCAGCCGCGATTTGGGGACAACTTCTTCCGGCGGCGTTTTATGATGCACCGGGATCTATTTATGCATATCGTgaacgctttagagcgtcggTACAAGTACTTCCGATTCAGGGAGGATGCGAGTGGCAGACCCAGTCACTCGCCTATATAG
- the LOC121754408 gene encoding uncharacterized protein LOC121754408: MAARNPRGANAAPIPPIEDSSSPYYLHPSDNPSFQLVPHVLIGSNYINWSRSVTKTLLAKNKIAFVNGTLPRPTEDDLLFSAWLRCNSTVVSWLRNSMSAQICSSIMYIDNAHEIWSDLRDRFSQLDTARVYQLRQKIMSLTQGNEDVNTYFTNLRILWDEYRHS, from the coding sequence ATGGCGGCTCGGAATCCTCGTGGTGCTAATGCGGCTCCAATTCCTCCAATTGAGGATAGCTCGAGCCCGTATTACCTCCATCCAAGTGATAACCCGAGTTTTCAGCTAGTTCCTCACGTTCTAATCGGATCCAATTACATCAATTGGAGTAGATCCGTCACCAAAACTCTTTTGGCGAAGAATAAGATCGCCTTCGTCAATGGCACTCTTCCTCGGCCGACTGAGGACGATTTGTTATTTTCAGCATGGCTTAGATGCAACAGTACGGTTGTATCATGGCTCAGAAATTCCATGTCAGCTCAGATCTGCTCGAGCATCATGTATATTGATAATGCGCACGAGATCTGGTCCGATCTACGTGATCGCTTTTCTCAATTGGACACAGCTAGAGTTTATCAACTGCGACAGAAGATAATGTCACTCACGCAGGGGAATGAAGATGTTAACACATACTTCACTAATCTGAGGATACTCTGGGATGAGTATAGGCATTCTTAG
- the LOC121753914 gene encoding uncharacterized protein LOC121753914 encodes MGDHFVLLVDRLLTESTLEAAIESRLKHVVPITVEEVAIDYSYQKDSEASLSPRKVVECRICQDEGFDSSMEAPCSCSGSLKYAHRRCVQKWCNEKGDTMCEICHQQFKPGYTAPPPIFRFGGLPMNLRGNWQIARRDLNNPRIIAMVAADHSLLDPEYDEYAASTSRSIVCCRTLALIFMVLLIIRHTLPVVVSRAGNYSLSLIMLLLLRVAGIIIPICVILKAVTSIIRHRHEQATPAPDEESSPLPLNEQDLNAVS; translated from the exons ATGGGGGATCACTTTGTTTTGCTCGTTGATCGTTTGCTTACTGAGTCGACCCTCGAGGCTGCAATCGAGAGTAGATTGAAGCACGTAGTCCCCATCACTGTCGAAGAAGTAGCAATCGACTACTCGTACCAGAAAGATTCCGAGGCTAGCTTGTCTCCGAGGAAGGTGGTCGAGTGTAGGATATGCCAGGATGAAGGTTTTGATTCAAGCATGGAGGCTCCTTGCTCTTGCTCTGGAAGCTTGAAG TATGCTCATCGTAGATGTGTGCAAAAGTGGTGCAACGAGAAGGGTGACACCATGTGTGAGATATGCCATCAG CAATTCAAGCCAGGATACACTGCACCACCGCCAATTTTCCGTTTTGGTGGACTTCCGATGAACTTGAG GGGGAATTGGCAGATTGCAAGAAGAGATTTGAACAATCCGCGCATTATTGCAATGGTTGCTGCTGATCATAGCCTCCTCGACCCAGAATACGATGAGTATGCTGCTTCCACATCACGAAGCATAGTCTGCTGCCGCACATTAGCACTAATA TTCATGGTGCTCCTGATTATACGGCATACTCTTCCAGTAGTTGTGAGTCGAGCTGGGAATTATTCGCTCTCACTGATCATG CTTTTATTGCTACGCGTTGCTGGGATCATTATACCGATCTGCGTTATACTCAAAGCAGTCACCTCCATCATACGCCATCGACATGAACAGGCGACGCCTGCGCCTGATGAAGAATCGAGCCCGTTACCTCTGAATGAGCAAGATTTGAATGCAGTCAGCTAA